From a region of the Cataglyphis hispanica isolate Lineage 1 chromosome 24, ULB_Chis1_1.0, whole genome shotgun sequence genome:
- the LOC126858347 gene encoding uncharacterized protein LOC126858347, translating to MSDILSIAGEPIFDYRIVKIETHTYNRYANTTFGYSDEIRIPIQQQDFYTLPCESFLYVEGRLESKGSSDAEGESSARLVNNCVAFMFEEIRYELDGVEIDRNRNVGITSTIKNYASLTVERSSILQNAGWDFAAKSRLVDDFNFCVPLSVLLGFCEDYKRVVINARHELILIRARNDHNCLAVSLESHESKILLLKIQWRMPHVVLNDIKLALLRTLDSGRYLSVAFRSWDLYEFPLLQSTTKHSWAVKAATQLEKPRYVIFALQSGRKNVLPQDSSIFDDCKLTNVKLYLNSNFYPYNDMNLNFEKSKIAVLYDMYSKFRKMYYGRDKDEALFNLVKFKTFGPIVVIDCSRQNESIKSATVDVRIEFDCKENVPSNTTAYCLIIHDRVVEYNPLTNVVRRIV from the coding sequence ATGAGCGACATCTTGAGCATCGCCGGAGAACCGATCTTCGACTATCGCATCGTCAAGATCGAGACTCACACGTACAATCGTTACGCCAATACCACGTTTGGATATAGCGACGAGATACGAATTCCCATACAACAGCAGGATTTCTACACGTTACCGTGCGAAAGTTTCCTCTACGTCGAGGGTAGACTCGAGTCGAAGGGATCGTCGGATGCGGAGGGGGAGAGCTCGGCGAGACTAGTGAACAATTGCGTCGCGTTTATGTTCGAGGAGATTCGCTACGAGCTCGATGGAGTGGAGATCGATCGAAACAGAAACGTCGGAATAACGAGCACGATCAAAAATTACGCGTCGCTGACGGTCGAGAGAAGCAGTATATTGCAGAACGCTGGATGGGACTTCGCGGCGAAGAGTCGTTTGGTCGACGATTTTAACTTCTGCGTACCTCTTAGTGTGTTGCTAGGTTTCTGCGAAGATTACAAGCGCGTCGTGATTAACGCGCGACACGAACTCATCTTAATACGAGCGCGCAACGATCACAATTGTCTCGCTGTATCGCTCGAATCGCACGAATCTAAGATTCTTCTATTGAAGATACAATGGCGAATGCCTCATGTAgtgttaaatgatattaaattagcgCTATTGCGTACATTAGATAGCGGAAGATATCTGAGCGTCGCTTTTCGCTCGTGGGATCTCTACGAGTTTCCGCTTTTGCAGAGCACGACCAAACACTCATGGGCGGTCAAAGCGGCGACGCAGCTCGAGAAACCGCGATACGTTATCTTCGCGCTGCAATCCGGAAGGAAGAACGTTCTGCCTCAGGATTCCTCTATATTCGACGATTGCAAACTGACTAACGTCAAACTGTATCTTAATTCGAATTTTTATCCCTACAACGATATGAATCTGAATTTTGAAAAGAGTAAAATCGCCGTGCTATACGACATGTATTCGAAGTTTCGAAAAATGTACTACGGACGCGATAAAGACGAGGCGCTCTTTAATCTAGTCAAATTTAAAACGTTCGGTCCGATAGTAGTCATCGATTGTTCTCGGCAGAACGAATCGATCAAGAGCGCCACCGTAGACGTTCGTATAGAGTTCGATTGCAAAGAAAACGTTCCCTCTAATACCACAGCCTACTGTCTTATCATTCACGATCGTGTGGTCGAGTATAATCCACTCACCAACGTCGTGCGCAGAATCGTATAG
- the LOC126858348 gene encoding stromelysin-2-like yields MGYGSSSLRFARDSLRPDILISYRTGAHTYANVENGDVCPAVFEGPGGALAHAFLPTGTADFSSEVHVGDEEPWHVLLNKNPSDKYHLLLTHDIGHALGLQHSMRNDSVMFPYVPDNELQYPVKLSVEDTLAIQNLYGSRDDGDRSAIPATTAAPVTTVAPATTDVAPTDPSRDDLCALRRIDAALTLSRRASHICGIHSTTRGYGRRIYAASTPLLLGTSAAYMRHRNDLYKYADKTDGRKVSSQCNGTSRQTR; encoded by the coding sequence ATGGGCTATGGGAGTTCGTCGTTAAGGTTCGCGCGCGACTCGCTACGTCCCGATATATTGATATCGTATCGAACGGGCGCTCACACGTACGCGAACGTCGAAAACGGCGACGTCTGTCCGGCGGTCTTCGAAGGTCCGGGCGGGGCCCTCGCTCACGCGTTCCTCCCCACCGGAACGGCCGATTTCTCCTCGGAGGTGCACGTCGGCGACGAGGAGCCGTGGCACGTGCTCCTGAACAAGAATCCCTCCGACAAGTATCATCTGCTGCTAACTCACGACATCGGTCACGCCTTAGGTCTGCAGCACAGCATGCGCAACGACTCGGTCATGTTTCCGTACGTACCCGACAACGAGCTTCAATATCCGGTTAAATTAAGCGTAGAGGACACCCTCGCTATACAAAATTTGTACGGATCTCGCGACGACGGAGATCGCTCCGCGATTCCCGCGACCACGGCGGCGCCCGTCACCACCGTAGCGCCCGCGACGACCGACGTCGCGCCGACCGATCCGTCGCGCGACGATCTCTGCGCCTTGCGGCGCATAGACGCGGCCTTAACCCTTTCGCGCCGAGCGTCGCATATATGCGGCATCCACTCGACGACCCGTGGGTACGGGCGCCGCATATACGCGGCATCCACGCCATTACTTCTGGGTACGAGCGCCGCATATATGCGGCATCGAAATGATCTGTACAAGTACGCTGATAAAACAGATGGTCGAAAAGTATCGTCACAGTGCAACGGGACGTCAAGGCAGACCCGCTGA